The Bacillota bacterium genome has a segment encoding these proteins:
- a CDS encoding glycoside hydrolase family 13 protein yields MVIYHNSHDPLYRTPFGAVSEGTEITLRLKVKTKRPVQQVFLRLWIDEGEQLIPMELNSQGLYEAKYRPDRTGLIWYYFILHTDEQTLFYCNNPLQQGGVGRVVDHPSNSYQITVYRRDFTTPAWFKDAVVYQIFVDRFCNGTEDGSILNPKEDVVIHREWDEKPYYWDKRNNDFFGGNLLGIIKKLPYLKKLGITALYLNPIFEAYSNHKYDTGDYYKIDQMFGDNDLFQELCTQAEALGIRVILDGVFSHTGSDSIYFNKEGRYPSIGAYQGRHSPYHSWYRFYNYPDHYDCWWGFSHLPNVNELEPSFLEFVLHGEDSVVKYWLRRGAAGWRIDVADELPDEFLKQLRKVVKEEKPDGVLIGEVWDDASNKKGPDGRFREYLLGEQFDSVMNYPFRGLVLDFLCERIDGQQLHQGLMSLYENYPRESFYAMLNLIGSHDVVRALTILQGAPDPETMTMDEQAAYHPAEEQRILGKRRMRLAVLLQMTFPGVPSIYYGDEAGMEGYKDPLNRCTYPWGREDQELLEWHRKLIHLRHRYPCLRTGHWKTVYARGDVYVFQREITGGKDVFGQNREDGQALVLLNRNTDMPHHLKLDLGREGTFVDLLEGQRFLTEKGALPVTLQPLEGKLLLATA; encoded by the coding sequence ATGGTGATTTATCATAATTCTCACGATCCTCTTTACCGTACACCCTTTGGGGCGGTCTCCGAAGGGACTGAGATCACCCTTCGGTTGAAGGTAAAGACGAAAAGACCTGTCCAACAGGTTTTTCTGCGTCTTTGGATCGATGAGGGGGAGCAACTAATTCCCATGGAACTTAACTCCCAAGGCCTCTATGAGGCCAAGTACCGCCCCGATAGGACAGGGCTAATCTGGTATTATTTCATCCTTCATACAGACGAACAAACCCTCTTCTATTGCAACAATCCACTGCAGCAGGGTGGGGTGGGGAGGGTGGTTGATCATCCGAGCAATTCCTATCAGATCACGGTGTATCGACGGGACTTCACTACTCCTGCTTGGTTCAAGGATGCAGTGGTTTACCAGATCTTCGTGGATCGTTTCTGTAACGGCACCGAGGACGGTTCCATTTTAAATCCCAAGGAGGACGTGGTTATTCACAGGGAATGGGACGAAAAGCCCTACTACTGGGACAAAAGGAATAACGATTTTTTCGGCGGTAATCTGCTGGGCATCATCAAGAAGCTACCTTATCTCAAGAAACTGGGCATCACTGCCCTTTATCTCAATCCGATCTTCGAGGCTTACTCCAATCACAAATACGACACCGGAGATTATTACAAAATCGATCAAATGTTTGGGGACAATGATCTGTTCCAGGAGCTTTGCACCCAGGCGGAGGCGCTGGGGATACGGGTGATCTTGGACGGTGTCTTTAGTCATACTGGTAGCGACAGCATTTACTTTAACAAAGAGGGGCGTTATCCTAGCATCGGGGCTTACCAGGGGCGCCATTCGCCCTATCATTCCTGGTACCGATTTTACAACTACCCCGACCACTACGACTGCTGGTGGGGCTTTTCTCATCTACCCAATGTGAATGAGCTGGAGCCCTCTTTTCTGGAGTTTGTTTTGCATGGCGAAGACAGTGTGGTGAAATATTGGTTGAGGCGAGGGGCCGCCGGTTGGCGCATTGATGTGGCCGATGAACTGCCCGATGAATTCTTGAAGCAACTGCGGAAAGTGGTGAAGGAGGAAAAACCCGACGGGGTCCTCATCGGCGAGGTGTGGGATGATGCCTCCAATAAGAAGGGGCCCGATGGTAGGTTTAGGGAATACCTATTGGGTGAGCAATTTGACTCGGTGATGAATTATCCCTTCCGAGGTCTTGTCCTGGATTTTCTCTGTGAACGGATCGATGGTCAACAGCTGCACCAGGGACTGATGAGCCTTTATGAAAACTACCCTAGGGAGAGTTTCTACGCCATGCTGAACTTGATTGGCAGCCACGACGTGGTCCGGGCCCTGACCATCTTGCAGGGAGCGCCGGATCCGGAGACCATGACCATGGATGAACAAGCGGCGTATCATCCTGCGGAGGAGCAGCGGATCCTGGGGAAGCGGCGGATGAGATTGGCGGTGCTGTTGCAAATGACCTTCCCTGGTGTACCCAGCATCTATTACGGCGATGAAGCGGGTATGGAGGGCTACAAGGACCCCTTGAACCGGTGCACCTATCCCTGGGGCCGGGAGGATCAGGAACTTCTGGAGTGGCATCGGAAACTGATTCACCTGCGACATCGTTATCCCTGCCTGCGCACAGGTCACTGGAAGACGGTCTACGCCCGGGGCGACGTCTATGTCTTTCAACGGGAGATCACCGGCGGAAAGGATGTCTTCGGACAAAACAGAGAAGATGGACAAGCCCTGGTGCTACTCAATCGCAATACCGATATGCCCCATCATCTGAAGCTGGACTTGGGAAGAGAGGGTACCTTTGTGGACTTGCTGGAAGGCCAACGCTTTCTTACGGAAAAGGGCGCCCTTCCGGTGACATTACAGCCTTTGGAGGGCAAGCTTTTGTTGGCCACAGCTTAA
- a CDS encoding plasmid pRiA4b ORF-3 family protein — MSDRSAVVLKVTLDDPFGRAPDKPYRVLAVPGEWSLYDLAHLIVDSFDFDFDHMFGFYNNLRNYAKSTEGYEYFSDIGEGNEFGSVTETSVLSVFPEKGKKMLFLFDYGDHWCFTIKVEDVQDAEEFEDLPAVVKRVGEAPLQYGDMVDWDDEEDWSEDWDDDDWDYDWMEDDE, encoded by the coding sequence ATGTCAGACCGTAGTGCAGTAGTCCTCAAAGTAACCTTAGACGATCCCTTCGGCCGAGCTCCGGATAAACCCTACCGAGTGCTGGCGGTGCCCGGAGAGTGGTCGTTATATGACTTGGCCCATTTGATTGTCGACAGCTTCGATTTTGACTTTGATCACATGTTCGGGTTTTACAATAACTTGAGGAATTATGCTAAGTCCACCGAAGGCTACGAGTATTTCAGCGACATCGGGGAAGGAAACGAGTTTGGAAGCGTCACTGAGACTAGCGTTTTATCTGTCTTTCCAGAGAAGGGGAAGAAGATGCTGTTCCTCTTCGACTATGGCGACCACTGGTGCTTTACCATAAAGGTGGAGGATGTGCAGGATGCAGAGGAATTCGAAGACCTGCCTGCAGTGGTGAAAAGGGTCGGAGAGGCACCTCTGCAGTATGGGGACATGGTGGATTGGGACGACGAAGAAGATTGGTCCGAGGATTGGGATGATGACGATTGGGACTATGACTGGATGGAGGATGACGAATAA
- a CDS encoding ABC transporter permease subunit: MGSSITLLKKEFKEILRTYRIYVIPTIFLLFGLTSPIIAKLTPELLKSIATEFTIEIPPPTWLDAFRQFFKNMHQIGVIVVILTLMGSIAEEKDKGTAALVLAKPISRRSFVLAKYGANLLFLAVVYLVSYLGCLYNTTVLFPELNTKASAQAAFLSLVYIFFIASLTLCASTISKSGLAAGGLAIGGFIITVTLPALPGVLKTYSPGALTGLSDQVLTGAIPLQEALPAVGVAVLLALGLGAIGIQIFYRQEL, from the coding sequence ATGGGCAGTAGCATTACATTACTGAAGAAGGAATTCAAGGAGATCTTGCGGACCTATCGGATCTATGTAATCCCCACCATCTTTTTGCTCTTTGGATTGACCAGTCCTATTATCGCCAAACTAACACCGGAACTGCTCAAGTCCATTGCCACGGAATTCACCATAGAGATCCCGCCGCCCACCTGGCTAGATGCCTTTCGGCAGTTTTTCAAGAACATGCACCAGATTGGAGTCATCGTGGTCATCTTGACCCTGATGGGGAGCATCGCAGAGGAAAAGGACAAGGGTACCGCGGCTTTAGTATTAGCCAAACCGATCTCGCGACGCAGCTTCGTTTTGGCCAAATACGGGGCAAACCTGCTATTCTTGGCTGTGGTCTATCTGGTAAGCTACTTAGGATGCTTGTACAACACCACCGTGCTGTTTCCGGAACTGAATACAAAGGCATCGGCACAAGCAGCCTTCCTGTCCCTGGTTTACATCTTCTTCATCGCTTCTTTGACGCTCTGTGCCAGTACCATCAGTAAAAGTGGCCTGGCCGCCGGGGGCTTGGCCATTGGCGGGTTTATCATAACCGTCACCCTTCCGGCACTGCCCGGGGTCCTGAAAACCTACTCACCCGGGGCCCTCACCGGTCTGTCGGATCAAGTCCTCACCGGAGCAATCCCCCTCCAGGAGGCCCTACCGGCAGTGGGAGTTGCCGTCCTCCTCGCCCTGGGACTCGGGGCCATCGGCATCCAGATCTTTTACCGTCAGGAACTTTAG
- a CDS encoding ABC transporter ATP-binding protein, with translation MKAIVTQDLTKRFGNLTAVDNLSLEIPQGIVFGFLGPNGAGKTTTLKMLLGFTKPTNGRAWIMGEEVDTGTYRRHIGYLPDVPSFYNWMRADEFLLFMGELVGMKGQPLRERVTELLKLVGLSQIRTRIGGFSRGMKQRLGLAQALINRPKVLLLDEPTSALDPIGRKEILELIRSIAAETTVVLSTHILADAERICDQVAILDKGRLLVHATMPELKKRFFDSVFTLQVAEEPTPLLERLKEAQWVLEASLESGKLRLRVQDPAAAQYGLPRLISELGFGLVDFQMQEITLEDIFVRLVRENGQ, from the coding sequence GTGAAGGCGATCGTAACCCAAGACCTAACAAAAAGGTTTGGTAACCTCACCGCGGTGGATAATCTCAGCCTAGAGATCCCCCAGGGTATAGTCTTCGGATTCTTAGGTCCCAACGGCGCAGGAAAAACCACCACGTTGAAGATGCTTTTGGGTTTTACCAAACCTACCAACGGTAGAGCCTGGATCATGGGAGAAGAGGTGGACACGGGTACCTACCGTCGACACATAGGCTACCTGCCCGACGTCCCTAGCTTTTACAACTGGATGAGGGCCGATGAGTTTCTACTATTCATGGGAGAACTGGTGGGTATGAAGGGCCAACCCCTGCGGGAACGGGTGACAGAATTACTAAAACTGGTCGGGTTGTCCCAGATAAGGACCAGGATTGGCGGCTTTTCCCGGGGCATGAAACAGCGGTTGGGGCTGGCCCAGGCCCTCATCAACCGTCCCAAGGTGCTGCTTTTGGATGAGCCCACCTCCGCCTTGGATCCCATCGGTCGCAAGGAAATCCTGGAGCTCATCCGTTCCATCGCCGCAGAAACCACGGTAGTCCTCTCCACCCATATCCTGGCCGATGCGGAACGGATCTGTGATCAAGTGGCCATCCTGGACAAAGGAAGACTTTTGGTCCACGCAACGATGCCAGAACTGAAGAAACGGTTTTTCGATTCTGTGTTCACTCTGCAGGTAGCCGAAGAGCCCACTCCCCTGCTTGAGCGACTGAAGGAAGCACAATGGGTACTGGAGGCTAGTCTGGAATCAGGCAAGCTTAGGCTGAGAGTCCAGGATCCCGCGGCGGCCCAGTACGGACTGCCTAGGCTCATCAGTGAGCTGGGCTTTGGCTTAGTGGACTTCCAAATGCAGGAGATAACCCTGGAAGATATCTTTGTAAGGTTGGTGAGGGAAAATGGGCAGTAG
- a CDS encoding PLDc_N domain-containing protein, which produces MDATLFKLLIPVIFLQVVLLVAAMLDLVKRKEVTGGNKLIWGIVILCFSIIGPLIYFLFGRREA; this is translated from the coding sequence ATGGATGCAACACTGTTCAAGCTGCTGATTCCCGTCATTTTCCTGCAGGTGGTCCTGTTGGTGGCAGCCATGCTAGATCTGGTAAAGCGCAAGGAAGTGACCGGAGGTAACAAGCTGATCTGGGGGATTGTCATCCTGTGCTTCTCCATCATCGGCCCCCTAATCTATTTCCTCTTCGGCCGAAGGGAGGCCTAG